A stretch of Hydractinia symbiolongicarpus strain clone_291-10 chromosome 9, HSymV2.1, whole genome shotgun sequence DNA encodes these proteins:
- the LOC130657763 gene encoding late histone H2B.L4-like, which yields AKGGKQAPKVAKKGEKRAGKKGGKIGGTGEKKRKRKRKESYAIYIYNVLKQVHPDVGVSSKAMSIMNSFVNDIFERIASEASRLALQNKKSTISSREIQTAVRLLLPGELAKHAVSEGTKAVTKYTAASKPTSVFLTF from the exons gctaaaggaggaaaacaggcacctaaagtagccaagaaaggtgaaaaaagagccggcaaaaaaggaggaaagattggtggaactggtgaaaagaaacgcaagagaaagagaaaggaaagttatgctatttacatctacaatgttttgaaacaagttcacccagatgtcggagtttcaagcaaagctatgagcatcatgaactcatttgtcaacgacatctttgagcgcattgcttccgaagcttcgcgtttggctcttcaaaacaaaaagtcgaccatctcttctcgtgaaattcaaaccgcagtacgtcttctcttgcctggagaacttgcaaaacacgcagtcagtgaaggaacaaaagccgtcacaaaatacacagcagcaagtaaaccaacgtc agtctTCCttacgttttaa